Proteins co-encoded in one Armatimonadota bacterium genomic window:
- a CDS encoding copper amine oxidase N-terminal domain-containing protein, whose translation GYGPPPWAHGPGRPTGYAYYPGIYAPAPFVYYGTTYIPLRDASDVIGAALLWDSLRNRAVITYNGREFALIVGSPYAYYGGQMIALPAPPVVVGGYVYVPRDFFDRHLKVPVERDGGVLKLKGKTGWHEFNVAAAPPGYVYGAPERERERDREQARPGVGLPTQRGPEPARSQGSWMQQRDAENRSPAAKSSPAKQSGAKQSAGKSKQPQSKQGGKQGKQGGGWFKAKDQADKDD comes from the coding sequence GGCTACGGGCCGCCGCCGTGGGCGCACGGGCCCGGGCGCCCGACGGGCTACGCCTACTACCCCGGCATCTACGCGCCGGCGCCGTTCGTGTACTACGGCACGACCTACATTCCGTTGCGCGACGCCTCCGACGTCATCGGGGCCGCGCTGCTGTGGGACAGCCTGCGCAACCGCGCGGTCATCACCTACAACGGCCGCGAGTTCGCGCTGATCGTCGGCAGCCCCTACGCCTATTACGGCGGGCAGATGATCGCGCTGCCGGCGCCGCCGGTGGTGGTCGGCGGCTATGTCTATGTCCCCCGGGATTTCTTCGACCGGCACCTTAAGGTCCCCGTCGAGCGCGACGGCGGCGTGCTCAAGCTCAAGGGCAAGACCGGCTGGCACGAGTTCAACGTCGCCGCGGCGCCGCCGGGGTACGTCTATGGCGCGCCGGAGCGCGAGCGTGAGCGAGACCGCGAGCAGGCACGGCCGGGCGTCGGCCTGCCCACCCAGCGCGGCCCCGAGCCCGCCCGCAGCCAGGGCTCGTGGATGCAGCAGCGGGACGCGGAGAACCGGTCGCCGGCCGCCAAGTCCAGCCCCGCCAAGCAATCCGGCGCCAAGCAGTCCGCCGGGAAGTCCAAGCAGCCCCAATCCAAGCAGGGCGGCAAGCAGGGGAAGCAGGGCGGCGGCTGGTTCAAGGCCAAGGACCAGGCCGACAAGGACGATTAG
- a CDS encoding type II secretion system F family protein — MTRCPNCGADNSVRRETCCACGAPLAAKASPSGAASAPGDRFAAVIRERSGLPQAQPVAAGRAPSALTESPLPPSYATGGQVRRAMQFFRQLHALVNSGMPLGQSLMGLGRRVHPSARAAVRALAQHVTGGGKLSDAMGGHPHLFLAYQAGLVRAGELGGALPEALDQIAADCESEFRLRKAVGLALLPVWALTVVALAVAPVAQMLGGAEPRAWTLAQIWAGYRHGLLTVSLPIALGLGGGWGLWIASASRRSLAAVRHRLSLSLPLVGGAHRRAGMARFLGSLSLLLNAGVPITDAYRTAAEATGNLVLSRDLLRDAGNLDLGRGLVDVLARQRVLSRETTDQLAIGEAAGKLPAMLGHIAGDYRRQVERSAKYLPHMLQLLAYAVVGSLVVLLWYTLANVYFNLRFYEPLKQLFDVP; from the coding sequence ATGACGAGATGCCCGAACTGCGGCGCCGACAACAGCGTGCGCCGGGAGACGTGCTGTGCCTGTGGCGCGCCGCTGGCTGCCAAGGCGTCGCCGTCCGGCGCGGCAAGCGCCCCCGGCGACCGCTTCGCGGCGGTGATCAGGGAGCGCTCGGGCCTGCCCCAGGCGCAGCCGGTTGCCGCGGGTCGGGCGCCGTCAGCCCTCACGGAGTCGCCACTGCCGCCCTCTTACGCCACCGGCGGGCAGGTGCGCCGCGCGATGCAATTCTTCCGCCAGCTCCACGCCTTGGTGAACTCGGGCATGCCGCTGGGGCAGTCGTTGATGGGCCTGGGGCGGCGGGTACACCCGAGCGCGCGGGCGGCGGTGCGCGCCCTCGCCCAGCACGTGACAGGGGGTGGTAAGCTCAGCGATGCCATGGGCGGCCATCCGCATCTATTCCTGGCCTACCAGGCGGGGCTGGTGCGGGCGGGGGAGCTGGGGGGGGCGCTGCCGGAGGCGCTGGATCAGATCGCCGCCGACTGCGAATCCGAGTTCCGGCTGCGCAAGGCGGTGGGCCTCGCCCTGCTGCCGGTGTGGGCGCTGACGGTGGTGGCGCTGGCGGTCGCGCCCGTGGCGCAAATGCTGGGCGGCGCGGAGCCCCGCGCGTGGACGCTGGCGCAGATCTGGGCGGGTTACCGCCACGGCCTGCTGACGGTGTCGCTGCCCATCGCGCTCGGCCTGGGGGGCGGGTGGGGGCTGTGGATCGCCTCCGCCAGCAGGCGTTCTCTGGCGGCGGTGCGACACCGCCTATCCCTGTCGCTGCCGCTCGTCGGCGGCGCCCACCGTCGCGCAGGGATGGCGCGCTTCCTGGGCTCCCTGTCCCTGCTGCTCAACGCCGGCGTTCCCATCACCGACGCTTACCGTACCGCGGCAGAGGCAACCGGAAACCTCGTCCTCTCGCGCGACCTGCTGCGCGATGCCGGTAATCTCGACCTCGGCCGCGGCCTGGTGGACGTCCTCGCCCGCCAGCGCGTGCTATCGCGCGAGACGACGGACCAGCTCGCCATCGGCGAGGCGGCGGGCAAGCTGCCGGCGATGCTCGGCCATATCGCCGGTGACTATCGGCGGCAAGTCGAGCGCTCCGCGAAGTACCTGCCGCACATGCTGCAGTTGTTGGCCTACGCGGTGGTCGGATCGCTGGTGGTGCTGCTGTGGTACACCCTCGCGAACGTCTATTTCAATCTGCGATTCTACGAGCCCCTGAAACAGCTCTTCGACGTGCCGTAG
- the lnt gene encoding apolipoprotein N-acyltransferase yields the protein MRTTAQMALCLASGLLLALAHPRAGLWPLAWVALVPWLTVAFTASRPVAVIGSLLAGFSFFGALMYWIAIFGYLPWALLALIEGLAFPLTAVVARIAAPRSPWRVPAVGIAWVTWEFARGQGRFGMPWGQVGHSQAPFSALAQLAAFGGVPAISFVVVVVNAALAHVIAARRAGGRRLAPLAGAIALTAAAVALGLVHAREAAVPTAPDARPPLRVALAQASVKTWLTVEALNSPLTVEEQRSELAAYARLTRQAAARGATVIVWPESAVPGYLQYESALRQAVTALARELRVWLVVGGPSYELTRERARPLQYNSAFAVSPRGEIAGRYDKVHLVPFGEYVPGRDWLPLLRYYRVRDYDIAPGASHHLLGAGGFAFAPMICFESVFPDIARREARMGADALIIITNDAWFLRTAAAAQHLQIGRFRAIEQGLPVVRAASTGVSAFIAPSGRVTGSLGLMKRGLLVSQIRARRADTVYRRIGPAFSVSCAAAAALWVAAALVIRLARRRRGRGPWRG from the coding sequence ATGCGCACTACCGCACAGATGGCCCTGTGCCTTGCCTCCGGGCTGCTGCTGGCCTTGGCCCATCCTCGCGCCGGCCTGTGGCCGTTGGCGTGGGTCGCGCTGGTGCCGTGGCTGACCGTGGCCTTCACGGCGAGTCGGCCGGTGGCGGTCATCGGCAGCTTGCTCGCCGGCTTCTCGTTCTTTGGCGCCCTGATGTACTGGATCGCCATCTTCGGCTACCTGCCGTGGGCGCTGCTGGCCCTGATCGAGGGGCTCGCGTTCCCCCTGACGGCGGTGGTCGCGCGCATCGCCGCGCCGCGCTCGCCGTGGCGGGTGCCGGCGGTGGGGATCGCCTGGGTGACGTGGGAATTCGCGCGCGGCCAGGGGCGGTTCGGCATGCCGTGGGGCCAAGTCGGCCACTCCCAGGCGCCGTTCTCGGCGCTGGCGCAGCTCGCCGCCTTCGGCGGCGTGCCCGCGATATCGTTTGTCGTGGTGGTCGTCAATGCGGCGCTGGCCCACGTCATCGCGGCGAGGCGCGCGGGCGGTCGCCGGTTGGCGCCCCTGGCGGGTGCGATTGCGCTCACGGCGGCCGCGGTCGCCCTGGGCCTGGTCCATGCCCGCGAGGCGGCGGTGCCGACGGCTCCCGATGCGCGCCCTCCGCTGCGCGTCGCGCTCGCCCAGGCGAGCGTCAAGACCTGGCTGACGGTGGAGGCGTTGAACTCCCCGCTGACGGTCGAGGAGCAGCGCTCCGAGCTGGCCGCCTACGCCCGGTTGACCCGTCAGGCGGCCGCGCGCGGGGCGACCGTCATCGTCTGGCCCGAGAGCGCGGTGCCGGGGTATCTGCAATACGAGAGTGCGCTGCGGCAGGCCGTGACTGCCCTCGCGCGGGAGCTGCGGGTCTGGCTGGTAGTGGGCGGGCCGAGCTACGAGCTGACGAGGGAGCGCGCGCGACCGCTCCAGTACAACTCGGCGTTCGCGGTATCACCCCGCGGCGAGATCGCCGGCCGCTATGACAAGGTGCACCTGGTGCCCTTCGGCGAGTACGTCCCGGGGCGCGACTGGCTGCCCCTGCTGCGCTACTACCGCGTGCGCGACTACGACATCGCCCCCGGCGCGAGCCATCACCTGCTGGGGGCCGGCGGGTTCGCCTTCGCGCCCATGATCTGCTTCGAGTCGGTCTTTCCCGACATCGCGCGGCGCGAGGCGCGGATGGGGGCGGATGCGCTCATCATCATCACCAATGACGCCTGGTTCCTGCGCACGGCGGCGGCGGCGCAGCACCTGCAGATCGGCAGGTTCCGCGCCATCGAGCAGGGGCTGCCGGTCGTGCGCGCCGCCTCCACGGGGGTATCGGCGTTCATCGCCCCGTCCGGGCGCGTGACGGGGTCGCTGGGCTTGATGAAGCGCGGCCTCCTGGTGTCGCAGATACGTGCGCGCCGGGCGGACACCGTTTACCGGAGAATCGGTCCCGCGTTCTCCGTCTCCTGCGCGGCGGCGGCCGCGCTGTGGGTGGCGGCGGCGCTGGTGATTCGCCTCGCCCGCCGGCGGCGCGGGAGGGGGCCATGGCGCGGATGA
- a CDS encoding cold shock domain-containing protein: MATGKVKWFNDAKGYGFVETADGDVFVHHSAIEADGFRSLQEGQEVEIEIGQGEKGLKALKVRPL; the protein is encoded by the coding sequence ATGGCCACGGGTAAGGTCAAGTGGTTCAATGATGCCAAGGGTTACGGCTTCGTTGAAACGGCTGACGGCGATGTCTTCGTCCACCACAGCGCGATCGAAGCCGACGGCTTCCGCTCCCTACAAGAGGGGCAGGAAGTCGAGATCGAGATCGGCCAGGGGGAGAAGGGCCTGAAGGCGCTCAAGGTACGCCCGCTCTAA
- a CDS encoding 1-phosphofructokinase family hexose kinase: MILTVTLNPCVDKTIALDTLALGAFNHAAAAHDVAGGKATNVARMAKHLGAPVRSLVMLGGESGRLVERLIRDRDGIEPIVVRTQAPTRNIVTVRERDRKRATAYVEPSPEITPAEAEELMARYADALAGTRIVCFGGSAPHPILDDAYARMIRLARERGLCTILDSRGEALRRGVRAIPFMVKPNVIESEGLLGRPLADDEARWQAVAWYRQAGIELVVVTMGQSGALIDWAGRRWRARPPLIEEVNPVGSGDCVVAGFACGILWGWDPERTLRLALAAGAANAAVWDAASPARADVEALMPGVALAAV; the protein is encoded by the coding sequence ATGATCTTGACGGTTACGCTCAATCCGTGCGTGGACAAGACAATCGCCCTCGACACCCTCGCCCTCGGCGCCTTCAACCACGCGGCCGCGGCCCACGACGTCGCCGGCGGCAAGGCCACCAATGTGGCACGCATGGCCAAACACCTGGGGGCGCCCGTGAGATCGCTGGTCATGCTCGGCGGGGAATCGGGCCGTCTCGTCGAGCGACTGATTCGAGACCGCGACGGCATCGAGCCCATCGTCGTGCGCACCCAGGCGCCCACGCGCAATATCGTCACCGTCCGTGAACGCGACCGCAAGCGCGCCACCGCCTACGTCGAGCCCAGCCCCGAGATCACCCCCGCCGAGGCCGAGGAGCTGATGGCGCGTTATGCCGACGCGCTGGCGGGGACGCGCATCGTGTGCTTCGGCGGCAGCGCCCCGCATCCCATACTCGACGACGCCTATGCCCGCATGATCCGGCTCGCCCGCGAGCGCGGCCTGTGCACCATCCTCGACAGCCGCGGCGAGGCCTTGCGCCGGGGCGTGCGCGCGATTCCGTTCATGGTCAAGCCCAATGTGATCGAGAGCGAGGGCCTGCTGGGGCGCCCGCTGGCGGATGACGAGGCCCGCTGGCAGGCGGTGGCATGGTATCGGCAGGCGGGCATCGAGTTGGTGGTGGTGACCATGGGCCAATCAGGCGCGCTGATTGACTGGGCGGGGCGGCGTTGGCGAGCGCGGCCGCCGCTGATCGAGGAAGTCAATCCGGTGGGATCGGGGGACTGCGTGGTGGCGGGGTTCGCCTGCGGGATCCTGTGGGGGTGGGACCCCGAGCGCACCCTGCGCCTCGCTCTTGCCGCCGGGGCCGCCAACGCCGCCGTGTGGGATGCCGCCAGCCCCGCGCGCGCCGACGTCGAGGCGCTCATGCCGGGAGTGGCGCTGGCCGCAGTCTAG